The genomic interval CTGAAGATATACTTAATTAAGCACATTTATCTACAATGCTTCTTCACGGGTATGTTCTAATTGTACGCTAATCTTCTCGGCAGTTATgcagtaataaaataataaattatacattatatatataacacaataaAAAGCTATTATAACGGCTATAATCTGTATTCCTGTAGCGATATTTCaaccaaacatttttctcaGCACATCGTATTTCTTTATCGGAGCAGATAGTCATGAGCTAAGTGAGAAGGAAAACTCGAAGATTGCATGATGCTTTTAGAGGGTGTAGTTCTTTACCTACGGTCAAACGAATTtggtttgatttgttttttaataaaaaaaatcattttgctattttttcagGGGCTGTCTATCCCAGTATACGTTGTACGAGATTATAAATTTGCttataatatgttcaattaAAATTAGACATGACACTGACACTGAGTAATACAAagcacttttttaattcactCTATGTTTTTGCAAACAACGTATGGCAATGACTTTATGCAAGGATACTTACTTTAAACAGCTACACTATACTCAATACCATATCATGATAACATACGACTGCATTGGAATATACTTGCAGcgctttcaaaacaaaatacttgtacAATATAAGATTATACTTATctaccctgcgcgagggttgggatgaacctatattTTACAAGCGGCTATGGTTGATGCTTATCTCCCATCTCAGTAAAAATCAAAATTcggtaaaaatgtattttttgctggaaatcttttgtgcgtagtgaaaataaatgtgcaTGGTTATGTGATATTTCGATGGTATCATGATAATGTGctcagtgattcagattatatTAATAGTCAagtcggtctttaaatagttctgaggagagtgaagcattattttttgaaaggtgcgtgaaaagttttaaatgtgatatttaaagCAAGAAATAAATAGTTAGCATTCTGagtattgccacaagacaaggtttctatgatgctaaaGACGACAGTCCTtatcaagggaggtaattacaatgtgatgaccattaaaaaggagttccatacgggtacttgttttatctttgctcATTGGCAAGATAAGAATTCCTAGCATGGTTatatttttggatctacttatctgaggtgggagaaaagataGGGGAACATACGATGGTGTAATAGTTTATCTTCTATCCAATTATTTTCTATTGTATAAGCCGTACGttctgtatataattatgtgtcaCGTTTCTACTACATTCACCTTGCAATTACTTAATAGCATCGCTTACTTATGTGTATTGCAGTACTATGACTGGACGCAGACTGTTAGATATTCTGAATGTATTAGAGGTTAAGTAAGACAAGTTATCCCAACTCTCgcgcagaaaaaaaacaacctgcACTTGGAATTTGGTTGAACCTTTCTGACACGACCTGTCctatatgtttgtatgtgttttcGTATACTACGTGGATATATATGagggtttttttatttataagtgataacattaaaacatatatatatatatatactcttcTGTTACAGACGAACTACAATTTATCATACCCACCATgaaaaatacagtttaaaccaaatattgtaaaatatggaTATAGAAATGGAAGACAGTAAACTAATGAATAATGCTTGTAGAGTTACAAGATAATACCCTAGCTGtcacataattaaaaaaacaacaacatcatataACAACATAAACGGAGAATCACCCAAATCGAACAATTATCTTGATACATTTTCTgggtaaaataaatacatgttgattacaaaattaattacataagtaagttatacgaacattatataaaaattgtataaactgTTATTATACTTTCTGATCGAAACTAGTTTACATTGTATGCAAACCTCATTGATGTTGTGTTTTCTAACGCAAAATAAGTTAGACAAGTGTCTCCTTATTTCTCTTCAAATGGAAAAGTACTCATCcgaacatttatttacagacatataaaatattcataaaatgtttaatatttaccaAGGTAAACAAAATAGAATATATGTCTTAAGTATAAGTAAAACAACTACGTAAAACATCGTATACATCACGCCAGTAATTCTTTTTTTACACGAGATCGTTGGTAGAGATAATAGTCATAACAGTTGGCCAATGAAAGTATACAGACAAAAGATCGAGAAAGACTGTTTTCAAGTTTCCGTCAGGTTCAACATGCGCCTTAATTATTCCCTTGTATGCCATTTTGCTATCATATCATTACAGAACTCAGCGCGACTTCAAACCTGAagtaattaaacattataaataaaatgctaccataaaagtgaaaaacatgaacatgaacaaTGCCTTGTCTGCTTACTAATTATCAtactgtattttttaaaactgttaaccGATATTAAAACAAAGGTACTACATTAATCATGAAATACGGTTTGGTGTTTAACACTTTGTAGACGATATATATATccatacaatacatatatatcacgATTATCCTCTGTAAtctgtaaacaaacaataaatcgtttattttgaaacaaattcatTCCGTTATGTGAAGTTCAAGTAACCATTCCTACTCCATAGTTGACAATCAGttctaaactaaactaaaaaaaaaacatatttaaaaggaCATTATCATTTGGAGTAAGACTATCGGTATCATAAGACTGACGAAAGCTACCAACCATCGACAGTGAAAGTTTCTACTAGCTTTTCTTCCTGATCTATGTCCGCCTCTGTGATGCCTTTGGCTGCCAGTTCCGCTTTCAAGGTCTGTACATATTTGACATAATCCGGATTTATCTTCCATCTAAAATAGAAATCAACTAAAACTATAAAGTTCAAAGTGAGCCGAACTTAAACagatataatgtaaattataacTATACAGACACAGTTCATTATTTATGGAATGTTCTGAAGTTACCTCCTCGTGTCCACCTAATTGAGGAAGGACTCGCGGGTCATATTTGTTGGATAGTTTcgttaattattatatacaaatacaggTTACTGATACTCATAAGGTATTctataataatttcaactttGTTTCAAATGCAAGTTTTCTTTATACACCTTTTAATGTGTCTAAATTTTATACAGTATACAATTCCTACATagtgtaattattatttaaatcaaacagtATAACTAGGTATAAAGCTATTGCATTCATCGTAAGTGTTTAACTAGTTGAGCCTATTCATGTACTGAGAAACATTATGTTGAGATGTTTGAACGGTATATTTATTGAGAGCAACGTTGCGGTTAAGTAATTAAGGAAAGTTCTTTAATTGGATGCTGCAGTGTTCAACAATGTTAACTGTCACAGCAATTGCGAAAGGGAAATTTGTTTATCCACATTAAGATTAATTAAGATTCACAAAAACGTTCACGTGATACATGCATTAATTCGTCACGGTTtctattaaattcatacatttatttttcggACTCGTTCTAAATGTTCCTAAAGCGGCTTAAATTCGGACAATGAAATTCTCTTACAATACGTTGACTAAGCGAGGATATATATGAGAACCGTTTCATGATACTATTTTCACTGTatacatttatcttaatttttCATCACACATGATATAAAACCAAAACTTACGGACTGTATACATGCAATGTAATACATTTACAGGAGTACTGTAACGGATGCTCAACATAACTTAAACACTATGTGTTGATGGGACATCTTacataagtttattatttatatgtgaGTATGTGTAGAGTATTCGTGCTCATTATTTCTGAGGTTTTGACTAACAataaaatgtgcctgtcaataACGTATTAATGAATTATGGTTCGAAGTATAAGGAcatttagtacaaacatttattaagaaaaaaacaacagtgtaAACACTGCATTGAACATAATTCTCAAAAACAGCATTCAATTACACACATAATCGATGTTTCATATTTGATTATAGAAATGAACCAACAGGATTAAAAAAGTGATATTGATTTGTCAACAGATCTTCGTAAAAGAGCACTTTCAATGTTTACACATATCTTGTATAATCAGATCGTCCTCCTAGAAAGTAACCCTGATGGGGctgttcaatgaaataaaaacctgAAGATAAAAcaaacgaaagaaaaaaaagtttacttaTTTGAACTTCAATAACGAGTCATAGAAATCAGGAATTCCCTACTACTTATAAAACATGAACGCTTATGGATTCATTAGTTGTGGAATGTAAGGAATTCCACTATATGTGTCCTGTCACATGTTCCTTAAATAACTGAAACCTGTGCGATTTGTATCAACGACGACGAAGAGGAGGACGGAAACATTCACCCGACTGTCTAATAAATGACAAACCAGCGTTACCGTACGATTTGACCAACTGTATGTGCAATTTCAACGGAATATAAGACCTCCCGCGATGCACGCCAAAATCGTCATTtatgcgaaagatgcatgttaATAAGGTTTATTCTAACGCATTTAACTagaaatatcattgaaatacaaCTGTTTTTAAAGTTACACTAATtgtataactgtgtatttatttccaatttcaATTCAAACAGATGTCTACATATTTAGGATTTGACTGCAAAATACTATAGAATCTTTGACAGAATGTGTATGCTTTTCTCACTGATTTGTATCTCATTAATACTTTGAAACGGGCGGAAACACGCCAAAATTGGTACTGCAGGATAATCAAAAAATGCTTCGAATGACGTTACACACTAGATATTACGTTTAGAATATGGTTATCTTTTTAAACGAAGCCAATATAAGTACCCCATGGACGGCGATGTGgttgtttaaatactttaaattctgttataaacaaaacattttaataaaacattacattcaTGTACTAGATTATTTGCGATTTGTTTTTTGGTAATAAGAGTTATATTGTAtaagtaattatataaaaagtcCAATCATTACGTTAGTTTGATATCATCCCCAAACCAATCGACATAAACgttttatgtttaatacataCTTTTACATGAGTAGTCTTTCAGTCCACATTTTTATAAGAGCCATAGCTAGTATCATTATGTATGAACCAAATCGTAATTAATACTGTAATGAGCAAGATGATATAAAGACTTCTGAACGTTGTATAGTACCGAATAACTACACTGCGTGTTTCAGACAttcttattttaactttttcacCACGCTTCGTCAGTTAGATGACGTTTTGCGTTGACTTGAGTATTTCAATTTATCAGTTAattgttttgtgcatttacCGGGACGTTCGTTTTACaaagataaacataaaatatataatacattgaaTATATACCTTAACAGTGTATTTATTTTCGAGCGTTTGTTTTTGTCTAATGTATTGAACAGAAGCAAATTTGAAGTAGAAGTTAAGTGTAAGTGAATTGCTTTGTGCATTTcccgggaagttcgtattataATGTAAGACACATGTAAAAGAAATACCGTGTATAAATGCTATTACATTGAAGTAATGTTCGAACACTTGTTTCCGTCATTTGTTGTGTCCGgaaggaaatgttttgaaacaaatacgtTCGAAAATTAGGAATTGACATTTTCCTAATGAGCGATTGGTTGTGTTTATCTCTTAAAACATCTTCAGTGAAACATATGCAATCTGCCTTTAcgattaattattatttgtcatCATTTACAGATTCCAAAGTGCCGTATTCATTCAGGTAAAAGGGAAGTGAATGCAATTgctttaaaagtagttcttgaaGTTGATACGTTCACTCCTTAGTttgaagttaaatatcaaatttttaGTTTAActgctgttatttcactgataaaacatcttattttgcctaatataatgcaaaaagtCATTCATACGCCgtgaaagaaacatttatacGCCGCTCAAGGTATACGTCATGTAATCCTAACTAATTTTACCTATATTGAACTTCACCACTGACCTTTGAAAAcgttataatttttttatgctTTCAAAAATGGCTTACCCTGACTTCAATAACCCAAAACGATCATACATGggcatctttaaaaaaacggCATTCAGAACATGTTTCCCCTACTTTACAACATTAAACACTTATGCCCTCCTGAACACACTTAGCTGACTCTTATTATACCTATAAGATTATTCTTACGTGTTAAGATACACTGGACGAATATACAATGAGACACCATCCAGGACAACTTTTCCTTCCTTCCCCAATGTGAACACCAGCCCTCTCCTAAAAGCCGCCTTTAACATGCTACATAGCAGCTTGCCCTCAGAGTTGCAATGCAGATATCCTGTGAACGTATCGCCTTTATACGAGCTTCCCGGGGACGGATGGTGCGCCTGCGAGAAGGGGAGACAAACGTTGTGTTAGACGAGATGGAATGGATTTAACTTCTAAAAACACATTTACCATACAATGTATTAAACTTGAACATTAATTTGACAGGAAAATATATTGCCAGAAACAACGGAACAATTCTGATTTTAATATAAGCGTCCATAATATTTCTGTTCTGAAAGTATGTTTTCGGCATGTAATAATCCCTAAACTGTACAATTAAGGCGGTAGGataaaaggaaaaatatatatgatgaCATTTAAAGCAAACGTACGGGCATTGTaagatacattaaaatatattttgcatatgtGGAATAAATTACGATATCTACAGGTTCAAGAGTTTTTAGAATAGTTCACGCAAAACAATCATATAAATTTACTGCATATAAGGTACactgatttatttcagtaatgAAATACCTATTATGTGATCGTAGCTTATTATTTAGTTCTACGgagaaatgaaattatttattccggtctttataatatattcttactaaagttagaaaataaaatgtcgGTGATGCAATTAGTATGCTGGTGTTAAGttcaattttaagtaaaaaagaaattatatcGAGTAACATCTATAACACAATAGATTGGACTGTGTTACATgatcatgtatatttattaactcgattgcgatctaatattttgaaatgagcatACTGAAATCTCAAAATCCAAATTGGTACCCTTATATTAGTTCGGaatatgataaatgattttaatgaattttagtAATTTGGTAAATTTGCgtaaatatgatgtttattCTACCCAGAAACATAGCGACGAAATCTGCtgtaaatttaatcatattttactgaaacaaatGATTATACATTAATGAGTTAAATACAATCCTAGTTTcctatt from Mya arenaria isolate MELC-2E11 chromosome 7, ASM2691426v1 carries:
- the LOC128241892 gene encoding E3 ubiquitin-protein ligase DTX3L-like, which translates into the protein MGYGEQRIIMLIFTFPDGIQTAHHPSPGSSYKGDTFTGYLHCNSEGKLLCSMLKAAFRRGLVFTLGKEGKVVLDGVSLYIRPVYLNTWKINPDYVKYVQTLKAELAAKGITEADIDQEEKLVETFTVDGLKSR